The following coding sequences are from one Bacteroidota bacterium window:
- a CDS encoding TonB-dependent receptor, with translation MDPRPTPSRGQALRGDDGCTGEACCDKAAHWSNLTRSLVLFFLVSCSAAAQPAVVTGRAVDGDGQRLPLVNVWLDGSMAGSVTDGDGRFAFAATQTGEQTVRATLLGHEDAAARVVLAAGDTVRVTLRLPETLATLGEAVVEASGFSSGDAERATFRPLDILTTPGAAADVFRAVQTLPGVTTVDEGAGLFVRGGDVGETAVLLDGARLQHPYRYESPTGGVFGSIPPFFLKGTAFSAGGFSARYGNALSGVLALETLDEPQRDALNASAGLAGVSLGVDKRLLDGRLGVRFSGNRSSTGLLFGVNGMGGDFVEAPESRDVNLSLSYRYAPAGRVKLFSYGTGTRVGAREPQPSFEGVYRARERNRLHVLSWQDLRAGWLLKANASAGSFTSTRRFGNLDLETADEHLGLRLDAERDLSRRLRLAVGATASRAVARFGGSVPVLGDVLDPEAETTTLRERYAVTRAGGYGLVEAQLARRLFLQAGVRTDGHSVADAATVDPRFALRYLVGKHASLRLATGRYSQFPAPEQFGGESGNAALGPQHATHLIASAEYERDHTLLRAEAYLKDYDRLVVRAPAVGVPGGRYENAGTGWARGVDLFAKYGAFLLTRVDGWASYSFLQTRRTQTRSLGGTVALGDGPAPFEATHHLTVVGKARVWRFLAVGTSLRAASGRPHTPVVDAVPPSADEAPYYLPIEGPVGSERLPAFVRVDLNASWYQPFGDGHSATFFVSVGNVLGRANTLGYDYALDYSTRTPRATSYDRFVFAGVSLSLVR, from the coding sequence GTGGATCCCCGTCCCACGCCTTCGCGGGGACAGGCTCTGCGCGGGGATGACGGCTGTACGGGAGAGGCATGCTGCGACAAAGCCGCGCATTGGTCCAACCTGACCCGCTCGCTCGTCCTCTTCTTCCTCGTCTCGTGCTCCGCTGCCGCGCAGCCCGCCGTCGTGACCGGCCGGGCCGTGGACGGCGACGGGCAGAGGCTCCCGCTCGTCAACGTCTGGCTCGACGGGTCGATGGCCGGCAGCGTGACGGACGGCGACGGGCGCTTCGCGTTTGCCGCGACGCAGACAGGCGAACAGACCGTCCGGGCGACGCTCCTCGGGCATGAGGATGCCGCCGCGCGCGTCGTGCTCGCTGCGGGCGACACGGTCCGCGTGACCCTCCGCCTGCCCGAGACGCTGGCCACGCTCGGCGAGGCGGTCGTCGAGGCGAGCGGCTTTTCGAGCGGCGACGCCGAGCGCGCCACGTTCCGCCCGCTCGACATCCTCACCACGCCCGGTGCCGCCGCCGACGTGTTCCGCGCCGTCCAGACGCTTCCCGGCGTGACGACGGTCGACGAGGGCGCGGGCCTCTTCGTGCGCGGCGGCGACGTGGGCGAGACGGCCGTCCTCCTCGACGGGGCGCGGCTCCAGCACCCGTACCGCTACGAGTCGCCGACGGGCGGCGTCTTCGGGTCGATCCCGCCGTTTTTCCTCAAGGGGACGGCGTTCTCGGCCGGCGGCTTCTCGGCGCGCTACGGCAACGCCCTCTCCGGGGTCCTCGCGCTCGAAACCCTCGACGAGCCGCAGCGCGACGCCCTCAACGCAAGTGCGGGCCTGGCCGGCGTCTCGCTCGGCGTCGACAAGCGCCTACTCGACGGGCGACTCGGGGTGCGGTTCTCAGGCAACCGCTCGTCGACGGGGCTGCTGTTCGGCGTCAACGGCATGGGCGGGGACTTCGTCGAAGCGCCGGAGAGCCGGGACGTCAACCTGAGCCTGTCGTACCGCTACGCGCCGGCGGGCCGGGTCAAGCTGTTCAGCTATGGCACCGGCACCCGCGTCGGGGCGCGCGAGCCGCAGCCGTCGTTCGAGGGTGTCTACCGGGCGCGCGAGCGAAACCGGCTCCACGTTCTCTCCTGGCAGGACCTCCGCGCCGGCTGGCTCCTCAAAGCCAACGCCTCGGCGGGGTCGTTCACCAGCACGCGTCGCTTCGGCAACCTCGACCTGGAGACAGCCGACGAACACCTCGGCCTCCGGCTCGATGCCGAGCGCGACCTCTCGCGCCGCCTCCGCCTTGCCGTGGGCGCGACCGCGAGCCGGGCCGTAGCCCGCTTCGGCGGATCGGTCCCGGTCCTCGGCGACGTGCTCGACCCCGAGGCCGAGACGACCACGCTCCGCGAACGCTACGCGGTGACGCGGGCCGGCGGCTACGGTCTCGTCGAGGCCCAGCTCGCCCGGCGGCTCTTCCTCCAGGCCGGCGTCCGCACCGACGGGCACTCCGTGGCCGATGCCGCCACGGTCGACCCGCGCTTCGCGCTGCGCTATCTCGTCGGGAAGCACGCGAGCCTCCGCCTCGCTACGGGCCGCTACAGCCAGTTCCCCGCGCCGGAGCAGTTCGGCGGTGAGAGCGGCAACGCCGCCCTCGGGCCGCAGCACGCCACCCACCTCATCGCCTCGGCCGAGTACGAGCGCGACCACACGCTCCTCCGTGCCGAAGCCTACCTCAAAGACTACGACCGGCTTGTCGTCCGCGCCCCCGCTGTCGGGGTGCCGGGCGGCCGCTACGAAAACGCAGGCACCGGCTGGGCGCGCGGAGTCGACCTCTTCGCCAAGTACGGCGCGTTCCTGCTGACGCGGGTCGACGGCTGGGCGTCGTACAGCTTCCTCCAGACGCGCCGCACCCAGACGCGCTCGCTCGGTGGCACCGTCGCGCTCGGCGACGGGCCGGCCCCGTTTGAGGCGACGCACCACCTGACCGTCGTCGGCAAGGCGCGGGTGTGGCGGTTCCTCGCTGTCGGCACCTCGCTGCGCGCCGCCTCGGGCCGCCCGCACACGCCGGTCGTGGATGCCGTCCCGCCGAGCGCGGACGAGGCTCCCTACTACCTCCCCATCGAGGGGCCGGTCGGGAGCGAGCGTCTGCCGGCGTTCGTCCGCGTGGACCTCAACGCGTCGTGGTACCAGCCGTTCGGCGATGGGCACAGCGCCACCTTCTTCGTCTCGGTCGGGAACGTGCTCGGGCGGGCCAACACGCTCGGCTACGACTACGCACTCGACTACAGCACCCGCACGCCGCGCGCGACCAGCTACGACCGCTTCGTCTTCGCAGGCGTCAGCCTGTCGCTCGTTCGCTGA
- a CDS encoding histidine kinase codes for MPDVPPTPPLPPPRLSARGLAIAAGLGVLYAVASGLVVAQLDGSNGFYDAPYPVAIVGALVEYALVGVLMLGAWALVIRGLDGAGWGWKLAAHLVLAPVFAVAWYALYALVVGAMTGENLLDIADIFVDGRWGLFSKLTEYVLIVAVLHTVREVNRLRAREAQARDLAALAQERELAALKAQLNPHFLFNALNSINAALAGRREDARSMVVGLGDLLRYALAASERAEVPLAEEVAAAEAYLAIEQHRFADRLRVEVAVAPDALAVPVPPLVVQPLLENAVRHGLAPTERGGTVRLTARRDGGHLRITVEDNGTGASDLDPAALLDAGVGLRNTDRRLRTRYGEAAGLQIDAPSDGGFRVRFAIPAPVAESPPILEPAEASV; via the coding sequence GTGCCTGACGTCCCTCCGACTCCCCCGCTGCCGCCGCCACGCCTGAGCGCCCGAGGGCTGGCGATTGCCGCCGGCCTCGGGGTGCTCTACGCGGTGGCGAGTGGGCTCGTCGTCGCCCAGCTCGACGGCAGCAACGGGTTCTACGACGCGCCCTACCCCGTCGCGATCGTCGGCGCCCTCGTCGAGTACGCGCTCGTCGGCGTGCTGATGCTCGGGGCGTGGGCGCTCGTGATCCGAGGCCTCGACGGTGCTGGCTGGGGCTGGAAGCTAGCAGCCCACCTTGTGCTCGCGCCCGTGTTTGCGGTCGCGTGGTACGCGCTCTACGCGCTCGTCGTCGGCGCGATGACGGGCGAGAACCTCCTGGACATCGCCGACATCTTCGTCGACGGGCGGTGGGGGCTGTTCTCGAAGCTGACGGAGTACGTGCTGATCGTGGCGGTGCTGCACACGGTGCGCGAGGTGAACCGGCTGCGCGCGCGCGAGGCGCAGGCGCGCGACCTCGCTGCGCTCGCACAGGAGCGGGAGCTGGCCGCGCTCAAGGCACAGCTCAACCCGCACTTCCTCTTCAACGCGCTCAACTCGATCAACGCCGCGCTCGCGGGGCGGCGCGAGGACGCCCGCTCGATGGTAGTCGGGCTGGGCGACCTGCTGCGCTACGCGCTCGCCGCCTCGGAGCGGGCCGAGGTCCCACTCGCCGAGGAGGTCGCAGCGGCCGAGGCCTACCTCGCCATCGAGCAGCACCGCTTCGCCGACCGGCTCCGGGTCGAGGTCGCCGTCGCGCCCGACGCGCTCGCCGTCCCGGTGCCGCCGCTCGTCGTGCAGCCGCTCCTGGAGAACGCCGTCCGCCACGGCCTCGCCCCAACCGAGCGCGGCGGTACGGTCCGCCTCACCGCCCGCCGCGACGGCGGGCACCTCCGCATCACCGTCGAAGACAACGGCACCGGTGCCTCCGACCTCGACCCGGCCGCGCTGCTCGATGCGGGCGTCGGGCTGCGCAACACCGACCGGCGGCTGCGGACGCGCTACGGCGAGGCGGCCGGGCTGCAGATCGACGCGCCGTCGGACGGAGGCTTTCGCGTCCGCTTCGCCATCCCGGCACCCGTCGCCGAATCGCCCCCCATCCTCGAACCGGCGGAGGCATCGGTATGA
- a CDS encoding dihydrofolate reductase family protein: MSVPRASVFIAVSVDGYIAREDGSLDWLHGHGESDEGDHGYADFMASIDTLVMGRKTFEKVLTFGAWPYSGKRVVVLSSGSPLVPEELESEIEVLALEPEALLRHLGSTGTESVYVDGGVTVQRFLRAGLVQELIVTRAPVLIGSGTPLFGSLPEDVRLEHVETRAFSNGLVQSRYRVLGAAELSSVHKSDEQARA; this comes from the coding sequence ATGTCCGTGCCCAGAGCCTCCGTCTTCATCGCCGTCAGCGTTGACGGGTACATCGCCCGCGAGGACGGAAGCCTGGACTGGCTTCACGGTCACGGCGAGAGCGACGAGGGTGACCACGGGTACGCCGACTTCATGGCCTCCATCGATACCCTCGTCATGGGCCGCAAGACGTTCGAGAAGGTCCTCACGTTCGGCGCGTGGCCGTACAGCGGCAAGCGAGTTGTCGTCCTGAGCAGCGGGTCGCCACTAGTGCCCGAGGAACTGGAGTCGGAGATCGAAGTGCTCGCGCTCGAACCCGAAGCGCTTCTCCGGCACCTCGGATCGACCGGTACGGAGAGCGTCTACGTGGATGGAGGTGTGACCGTTCAGCGTTTCCTGCGCGCCGGACTGGTTCAGGAGTTGATCGTCACGCGGGCACCTGTCCTGATCGGCTCTGGCACCCCGCTGTTCGGCAGTCTACCCGAAGATGTAAGACTGGAGCACGTCGAGACGCGGGCGTTCTCGAACGGCCTAGTCCAGAGTCGGTATCGCGTCCTCGGTGCCGCCGAGCTTTCTTCTGTCCACAAGTCAGACGAGCAAGCCCGTGCCTGA
- a CDS encoding LytTR family DNA-binding domain-containing protein, whose translation MNPVRTVIADDEPPARALVREYLAGVPEVEIVAEATSGTEAVEVLRRERPDLVFLDVQMPGATGFEVLEQLAAAGDPLPAVVFSTAYDQYALGAFEVSAVDYLLKPYSAERLRAALDRALDRLRAAAPSDDLERIAQLLTHDAARSPFADRLFLRVGTRIVPVRTADLEWVEAAGDYTTLHAAGETYTAGLTLSALAEQLDPARFVRVHRSTVIAVDALRHLESDGSGGYVATLDGGARVRVSRSYAGAIRDRIA comes from the coding sequence ATGAATCCCGTCCGCACGGTGATCGCCGACGACGAGCCGCCGGCGCGCGCGCTCGTCCGGGAGTACCTCGCGGGCGTGCCCGAGGTCGAGATCGTGGCCGAGGCGACGAGCGGGACCGAGGCCGTCGAGGTGCTGCGCCGCGAGCGGCCCGACCTCGTCTTTCTCGACGTGCAGATGCCGGGGGCGACGGGGTTCGAAGTGCTCGAACAGCTTGCCGCCGCCGGCGACCCACTCCCCGCCGTCGTCTTCTCGACGGCCTACGACCAGTACGCCCTCGGTGCCTTCGAGGTTAGCGCGGTCGACTACCTCCTCAAGCCCTACAGCGCCGAGCGCCTCCGCGCCGCCCTCGACCGCGCCCTCGACCGGCTCCGCGCCGCCGCGCCGTCGGACGATCTCGAACGGATCGCCCAGCTTCTCACGCACGACGCCGCGCGCTCGCCGTTCGCCGACCGGCTGTTTCTCCGCGTCGGGACCCGGATCGTGCCGGTGCGGACCGCAGATCTGGAGTGGGTTGAGGCGGCGGGCGACTACACGACGCTGCACGCCGCCGGCGAGACCTACACGGCGGGCCTCACGCTCTCGGCCCTCGCCGAGCAGCTCGACCCGGCGCGGTTCGTCCGCGTTCACCGATCGACCGTGATCGCGGTCGACGCGCTGCGGCACCTGGAGAGCGACGGCAGCGGCGGCTACGTCGCCACGCTCGACGGCGGGGCACGCGTCCGCGTCAGCCGCTCCTACGCCGGGGCCATCCGCGACCGCATCGCCTGA
- a CDS encoding PQQ-binding-like beta-propeller repeat protein, with amino-acid sequence MSGRSKEWKSGGWVMSRFSLAYASLLPLLLASVLSSCAVFQLGEPLRLGADDWATEGGTATRSNATEQRLALPLEAAWRHDADGAFGPAAALAADGLVIVTTRKGEVRAVDLETGRKRTGVDFREPLEGTAVLTGRRFYATVAAGKRTILGYDFVKGERVWSLRAGPHEAGLLLAETPSGNLLVAAGTDGTVRALDPADGSVRWSAVPDSAAGFFATPALLAPGMVAVADDRGRVTALDLASGTVRWTEELGGAVYETPTSSGDLLLVPTTQGRLVALGAASGTAAWTVEAGNGEVRFSTPAADNGLVVVGASDGILRALDAATGTERWRFRADGNFGSAPLLTADVVFAGAYDEMLYALDRATGEVLWDAALDGRVKTTPVLHDGTLLVLAEPRHIHAFRPASPVASTDER; translated from the coding sequence ATGAGCGGAAGATCGAAAGAATGGAAGAGCGGAGGATGGGTGATGTCGAGGTTCAGCCTCGCGTACGCTTCTCTGCTTCCGCTCCTCCTTGCTTCCGTTCTCAGTTCCTGCGCCGTCTTTCAACTCGGCGAGCCACTGCGCCTCGGCGCGGACGACTGGGCGACCGAGGGCGGCACGGCAACGCGGAGCAACGCGACCGAGCAGCGCCTCGCGCTCCCGCTCGAAGCGGCCTGGCGCCACGACGCCGACGGGGCGTTCGGGCCGGCGGCGGCGCTCGCGGCCGACGGCCTGGTGATCGTGACGACGCGCAAGGGCGAGGTGCGGGCCGTGGACCTCGAGACGGGCCGCAAGAGGACCGGGGTCGACTTCCGCGAGCCGCTGGAAGGAACCGCCGTGCTGACCGGGCGGAGGTTCTACGCCACCGTGGCCGCCGGGAAGCGGACGATCCTCGGGTACGACTTCGTCAAGGGCGAGCGGGTGTGGAGCCTCCGCGCCGGGCCGCACGAGGCGGGGCTCCTGCTGGCGGAAACGCCGTCGGGCAACCTGCTCGTCGCCGCCGGGACCGACGGCACCGTCCGCGCCCTCGACCCGGCCGACGGCTCCGTGCGCTGGAGCGCCGTGCCTGACTCCGCCGCCGGCTTCTTCGCTACCCCCGCGCTGCTCGCGCCCGGCATGGTCGCGGTCGCCGACGACCGGGGCCGCGTGACGGCGCTCGACCTCGCGAGTGGCACTGTACGCTGGACTGAAGAACTCGGGGGGGCGGTCTACGAGACCCCCACCTCCAGCGGCGACCTGCTCCTCGTCCCCACGACCCAGGGCCGGCTCGTCGCGCTCGGCGCGGCCTCGGGCACGGCGGCCTGGACGGTCGAGGCTGGCAACGGTGAGGTACGGTTCAGCACGCCTGCGGCCGACAACGGGCTCGTCGTGGTCGGCGCGAGCGACGGCATCCTCCGCGCGCTCGACGCGGCCACGGGCACCGAGCGCTGGCGCTTCCGCGCCGACGGCAACTTCGGCTCGGCCCCGCTCCTCACGGCCGACGTCGTCTTCGCCGGCGCGTACGACGAGATGCTCTACGCCCTCGACCGCGCGACCGGCGAGGTCCTCTGGGACGCCGCCCTCGACGGCCGCGTCAAGACGACGCCGGTCCTCCACGACGGCACGCTCCTCGTCCTCGCCGAGCCGCGCCACATCCACGCCTTCCGGCCCGCCTCGCCGGTCGCCAGCACCGACGAACGATGA
- a CDS encoding BamA/TamA family outer membrane protein, whose protein sequence is MPRRFRLASALLVVGLLLPALPAAAQYHFYFGRNKVQYDAFDWHVLQTDHFDIYYYPEMQALAEHGAHFAEESYEELENRFNFSLGHRVPMIFYSSNLHFKQTNVTPGFIPDGVGGFFEFLKGRVVIPANGNLHRFRRVIRHELVHVFTYSKLTRVMRDHRRPFTAPPPLWFTEGIAEYWSGEPDFQHEMVLRDAVASNYFVPLDDLDRIFGTYLMYKEGEAVCRFIAETYGEDKLLRLFEEIWRDPDFRKVMEHVLREDYRAIADRWTAWVHAQYLPKLDEATPPTLVSDAVAARGFNGKPTFFRHADGRREIAFVANRDGYTSLYAVEVDAAGTPTAEPRVLVRGERNARFEAFHFFESQLDVSGSGQLAFVTKSGDADVVHVYDLARDQMGETYRFPGLVAVYSPSWDPTGTRLAFTGIERSGFSDLYTYDTRAGALRKLTNDTYDDRDPAWSPDGSVLAFSSDRTEFGETGHYNLFTLDLAGGQVEYVTRGPQMDLAPDWSPDGERLVFISSRREADGKFSGQNLWVADLTGDRPVALADASGRPLPTASLSAASQPTASPVTGPTVTQLTDFTGAAFDPVWTDDGRLLFSTLEDSRFTIRQTSADSLLAAPRRTARVGLVYRDGAGETDGPPRGPWSYGRLEVEDPERRRPYRKKYSLDAAQGALSTNPVWGTNGGAVLAFSDLLGNDQIFVSAYSTRVPGRSFVDGLNASVTRIHLGRRANYGYGAYRFSGQRFDLTDPDAVSEFPVFFEELVGAVGLVSYPLSKFQRVDVSTSLNYSRKEIPVVQVDREAVLLSNALSVTHDNALYGFNGPVDGWKATATAAYTTDVRFSNVSYYTLRADLRHYLRIVPGVTFASWGLAQTNVGREARLFLLGGSWDLRGFPLFRVRGQHMWFTSHELRFPILERPSAYLPILAPFGIVNLRGAAFADAAHVWNGGYNERQPQLFAGTDLGALGLGLRMNIFGGFVLRYDVGWRFTDGLDWDERDPFRQFFFGYNF, encoded by the coding sequence ATGCCCCGACGCTTCCGCCTCGCCTCCGCGCTCCTTGTGGTCGGCCTGCTGCTGCCCGCCCTCCCGGCGGCGGCCCAGTACCACTTCTACTTTGGGCGCAACAAGGTCCAGTACGACGCCTTCGACTGGCACGTCCTCCAGACGGACCACTTCGACATCTACTACTACCCCGAGATGCAGGCGCTCGCCGAGCACGGGGCGCACTTCGCCGAGGAGAGCTACGAGGAGCTCGAGAACCGCTTCAACTTCTCGCTCGGGCACCGCGTCCCGATGATCTTCTACTCGTCGAACCTCCACTTCAAGCAGACCAACGTCACGCCGGGCTTCATCCCCGACGGCGTCGGCGGGTTCTTCGAGTTCCTCAAAGGCCGCGTCGTGATCCCGGCCAACGGCAACCTCCACCGCTTCCGCCGGGTGATCCGGCACGAGCTGGTCCACGTCTTCACCTACTCCAAGCTGACGCGCGTGATGCGGGACCACCGCCGCCCGTTCACCGCGCCGCCGCCCTTGTGGTTCACCGAGGGCATCGCCGAGTACTGGAGCGGCGAGCCGGACTTCCAGCACGAGATGGTCCTCCGCGACGCCGTGGCGAGCAACTACTTCGTCCCGCTCGACGACCTCGACCGGATTTTCGGGACGTACCTGATGTACAAGGAGGGCGAGGCCGTCTGCCGCTTCATCGCCGAGACCTACGGCGAGGACAAGCTGCTCCGGCTCTTCGAGGAGATTTGGCGCGACCCCGACTTCCGCAAGGTGATGGAGCACGTCCTCCGGGAGGACTACCGCGCGATCGCGGACCGCTGGACGGCATGGGTCCACGCGCAGTACCTCCCGAAGCTCGACGAGGCCACGCCGCCGACGCTCGTCTCGGACGCCGTCGCCGCGCGCGGCTTCAACGGCAAGCCGACGTTCTTCCGCCACGCCGACGGCCGCCGCGAGATCGCCTTCGTCGCCAACCGCGACGGGTACACCAGCCTCTACGCCGTCGAGGTCGACGCGGCGGGGACGCCGACGGCCGAGCCCCGCGTGCTCGTCCGGGGCGAGCGGAACGCGCGCTTCGAGGCGTTCCACTTCTTCGAGAGCCAGCTCGACGTGAGCGGCTCAGGGCAGCTCGCCTTCGTCACCAAGAGCGGCGACGCCGACGTAGTCCACGTCTACGACCTCGCCCGAGACCAGATGGGGGAGACCTACCGCTTCCCCGGCCTCGTCGCGGTCTACTCGCCGTCGTGGGACCCGACTGGGACGCGCCTCGCCTTCACCGGCATCGAGCGCTCCGGCTTCTCGGACCTCTACACCTACGACACCCGCGCCGGTGCCCTCCGCAAGCTCACGAATGACACCTACGACGACCGCGACCCGGCGTGGAGCCCCGACGGCTCGGTGCTCGCCTTCTCGTCGGACCGCACCGAGTTCGGCGAGACGGGGCACTACAACCTCTTCACGCTCGACCTCGCCGGCGGCCAGGTCGAGTACGTCACGCGCGGGCCGCAGATGGACCTCGCCCCGGACTGGAGCCCCGACGGCGAGCGCCTCGTCTTCATCTCGTCGCGCCGCGAGGCCGACGGCAAGTTCAGCGGCCAGAACCTCTGGGTGGCCGACCTCACCGGCGACCGCCCCGTCGCCCTCGCCGACGCCTCGGGCCGCCCGCTGCCCACGGCTTCCCTGTCCGCGGCCTCGCAGCCGACGGCCTCGCCGGTCACCGGCCCGACCGTCACCCAGCTCACGGACTTCACCGGGGCCGCCTTCGACCCGGTCTGGACCGACGACGGCCGCCTGCTGTTCTCGACGCTCGAAGACTCGCGCTTCACGATCCGTCAGACCTCGGCCGACTCGCTGCTCGCCGCGCCGCGCCGCACGGCCCGCGTCGGGCTCGTCTACCGCGACGGTGCAGGCGAGACCGACGGCCCGCCCCGCGGCCCGTGGAGCTATGGCCGGCTCGAAGTCGAGGACCCCGAGCGCCGCCGGCCGTACCGCAAGAAGTACTCGCTCGACGCCGCCCAGGGCGCGCTCTCGACGAACCCCGTCTGGGGCACGAACGGCGGGGCCGTCCTCGCCTTCTCCGACCTCCTCGGCAACGACCAGATCTTCGTCTCGGCCTACTCGACGCGCGTGCCGGGCCGCTCGTTCGTCGACGGCCTCAACGCGTCGGTGACGCGGATCCACCTCGGGCGGCGGGCCAACTACGGCTACGGGGCCTACCGCTTCAGCGGCCAGCGCTTCGACCTCACCGACCCCGACGCGGTCAGCGAGTTCCCGGTCTTCTTCGAGGAGCTCGTCGGGGCCGTGGGCCTCGTGAGCTACCCGCTCTCGAAGTTCCAGCGCGTCGACGTCTCGACCTCGCTCAACTACAGCCGCAAGGAGATCCCCGTCGTGCAGGTCGACCGCGAGGCGGTGCTCCTCTCGAACGCACTCTCGGTGACGCACGACAACGCGCTCTACGGCTTCAACGGCCCGGTCGACGGCTGGAAGGCGACGGCGACGGCAGCCTACACGACCGACGTGCGCTTCTCGAACGTGAGTTACTACACGCTCCGCGCCGACCTCCGCCACTACCTCCGCATCGTCCCCGGCGTGACGTTCGCCTCGTGGGGGCTGGCGCAGACGAACGTCGGGCGCGAGGCGCGGCTGTTCCTGCTCGGCGGGAGCTGGGACCTGCGCGGCTTCCCGCTCTTCCGCGTCCGCGGCCAGCACATGTGGTTCACCTCGCACGAACTCCGCTTCCCGATCCTGGAGCGCCCGAGCGCCTACCTCCCGATCCTCGCGCCGTTCGGGATCGTGAACCTCCGCGGCGCGGCCTTCGCCGACGCGGCCCACGTCTGGAACGGCGGCTACAACGAGCGCCAGCCCCAGCTCTTCGCCGGGACCGACCTCGGCGCGCTCGGCCTCGGGCTGCGGATGAACATCTTCGGCGGCTTCGTCCTCCGCTACGACGTCGGCTGGCGCTTCACCGACGGCCTCGACTGGGACGAGCGCGACCCCTTCCGGCAGTTCTTCTTCGGCTACAACTTCTGA
- a CDS encoding tetratricopeptide repeat protein: MTRFLSILVFLAALVPATYAQDAAALILDAKQVLQQGLDAGSEESILRARAAFERATGTDDDRLAALAHYYVALTNIRAQVLLDRETEKERMVELVDNAIEHLEASIERDPALPESHALLSSTYGQKLGLKPMLTMFLGPKVSRTMDKAKQLGPDNPRVVFTEAQSLYFTPKMWGGSRERALEGFERAAALYEAETDRDPLLPGWGHDEAYAWQGIALDSFDRTDEARAAFERALEINPNYGWVRYDLLPGLASN, translated from the coding sequence ATGACACGCTTTCTCTCGATCCTCGTCTTCCTCGCCGCGCTCGTACCTGCGACCTACGCGCAGGACGCCGCCGCGCTCATACTCGACGCCAAGCAGGTGCTCCAGCAGGGCCTCGATGCGGGCAGCGAAGAGTCGATCCTCCGCGCCCGCGCCGCCTTCGAACGCGCCACCGGAACCGACGACGACCGCCTCGCGGCCCTCGCCCACTACTACGTCGCCCTGACCAACATCCGGGCGCAGGTTCTCCTCGACCGTGAGACGGAGAAAGAGCGCATGGTCGAGCTCGTGGACAACGCCATCGAACACCTCGAAGCCTCGATCGAGCGCGACCCGGCGCTCCCCGAGTCGCACGCGCTCCTCTCCAGCACCTACGGCCAGAAGCTCGGGCTCAAGCCGATGCTGACGATGTTCCTCGGGCCGAAGGTCAGCCGGACGATGGACAAGGCTAAGCAGCTCGGGCCGGACAACCCGCGCGTCGTCTTCACCGAGGCGCAGTCGCTCTACTTCACCCCGAAGATGTGGGGCGGCAGCCGCGAGCGCGCCCTCGAAGGCTTCGAGCGCGCCGCCGCGCTCTACGAGGCCGAGACCGACCGCGACCCGCTCCTCCCCGGCTGGGGCCACGACGAGGCCTACGCCTGGCAGGGCATCGCGCTCGACAGCTTCGACCGGACAGACGAGGCCCGCGCTGCCTTCGAGCGGGCGCTGGAGATCAACCCGAACTACGGGTGGGTGCGCTACGACCTCCTCCCCGGCCTCGCCTCCAACTGA